The following coding sequences are from one Selenomonas sputigena ATCC 35185 window:
- a CDS encoding type II secretion system F family protein, protein MASFSYTARTEAGDLRRGEVEAATRTEAARLIQAHGLFAVALRRKSVLHLARRRAADRKYAMVFCRELALMLAAGLAANESLQLLAADAPQKRRAMLSDMARRMAHGATLAEAMAQHGEVFPPAISSLVRAGEAGGSLEPLLKRLADKEEKSWRVREKLQTALVYPALLALAAMFAVTFIFIFVLPNFVHMLDGLAVELPLPTRLVLGIGSLFERHGVAVLAALFVFPLALRLLYRERRLHFFADRLLLRLPLFGRLRLDLELMTLFDTLAVLMESGSALHEALAASEGVVQNRFLAALFSRTRREVERGGTLAAALAGSVVPPLVWELVRAGEHTGELAAMLEKAADFCRFAGEMRAERMEAMLEPLLVLFLGAVVGTVVLAVALPLLEMIGSYGY, encoded by the coding sequence TTGGCGTCCTTTTCTTATACGGCGCGGACGGAAGCGGGAGACTTGCGGCGAGGCGAGGTGGAAGCCGCCACGCGCACGGAGGCAGCGCGGCTCATTCAGGCGCACGGACTCTTCGCCGTGGCTTTGCGGCGAAAGTCTGTGCTGCATCTCGCCCGCCGCCGCGCGGCGGATCGCAAGTACGCCATGGTGTTTTGCCGCGAGTTGGCGCTGATGCTTGCGGCGGGACTTGCCGCGAACGAAAGCCTGCAGCTCCTCGCGGCGGATGCGCCGCAAAAGAGGCGTGCGATGCTTTCGGATATGGCGCGGCGCATGGCGCATGGCGCGACGCTCGCCGAGGCGATGGCGCAGCACGGCGAGGTGTTCCCGCCGGCGATTTCCTCCCTCGTCCGTGCGGGGGAAGCGGGCGGCAGTCTGGAGCCTCTGTTGAAGCGTCTCGCCGACAAGGAGGAAAAGAGCTGGCGCGTGCGGGAGAAATTGCAGACGGCGCTCGTTTATCCTGCGCTGCTCGCATTGGCGGCGATGTTCGCCGTGACGTTCATCTTCATTTTCGTGCTGCCGAACTTCGTCCACATGCTCGACGGTCTTGCCGTGGAGCTGCCCTTGCCCACGCGCCTCGTGCTCGGAATCGGCAGTCTCTTCGAGCGGCACGGCGTCGCAGTCCTTGCGGCTCTTTTCGTTTTCCCCTTGGCGCTTCGGCTTCTCTATCGCGAGAGGCGGCTGCATTTTTTCGCTGACCGCCTTCTTTTGCGCCTGCCGCTTTTCGGCAGGCTGCGCCTCGATTTGGAGCTTATGACGCTCTTCGACACGCTCGCCGTCCTCATGGAGAGCGGCAGTGCGCTGCACGAGGCGCTTGCCGCTTCCGAAGGCGTCGTGCAGAACCGCTTCCTCGCCGCGCTCTTTTCGAGGACGAGGCGCGAGGTCGAGCGCGGCGGCACGCTGGCCGCCGCCTTGGCGGGCAGCGTCGTGCCGCCGCTCGTCTGGGAGCTTGTGCGTGCGGGCGAGCATACGGGCGAGCTTGCGGCGATGCTCGAAAAGGCGGCGGATTTCTGCCGCTTTGCGGGCGAGATGCGCGCCGAGCGCATGGAGGCGATGTTGGAACCGCTGCTCGTGCTCTTTCTGGGAGCGGTCGTCGGAACGGTCGTCCTTGCGGTCGCTCTGCCATTGTTGGAGATGATTGGCTCTTACGGCTATTGA
- a CDS encoding type IV pilus twitching motility protein PilT, with protein sequence MAASRIAGIFAEGFARGASDVHLAAGQRPFLRLDGEMTPLSEDSLTQKELQDFLAHILTEAEQERLRQEKSLDLSLALEERHCRAHVYGMSGSWAIAVRLLPREIPALSSLGVPPALFSLLRAQDGLILVGGRTGAGKSTTLAAFIEEMNKSRAAHIITLEDPVEYAFVPKRCFISQRTLGRDFPSFPVGLRDALREDPDVILIGEMRERETVRIALQAAESGCLVLATLHTRDAAEAVLRIEGMFAGEEQQMRHQFALVLRAIFSQRLLPQSGGGRVLAAEALVAAPAVRNLIRTGRVAQLRGAILSGGAQGMQTMAQSVEGLLRAGKITREAAEAALADGDAFGEGR encoded by the coding sequence ATGGCGGCGTCTAGGATAGCGGGCATCTTCGCCGAAGGCTTTGCGCGAGGGGCGTCGGACGTGCATCTAGCGGCGGGGCAGCGCCCGTTTTTGCGGCTCGACGGCGAGATGACGCCGCTGTCGGAGGATTCTTTGACGCAGAAGGAGCTGCAGGATTTTCTCGCGCATATTCTGACCGAGGCGGAGCAAGAGCGTCTGCGGCAGGAGAAGAGTCTGGATCTTTCCCTCGCGCTCGAAGAGAGGCACTGTCGTGCGCATGTGTACGGCATGAGCGGTTCTTGGGCGATTGCCGTGCGCCTCCTGCCGCGCGAGATTCCGGCGCTTTCGAGCCTCGGCGTGCCGCCTGCTCTTTTTTCGCTTCTTCGGGCGCAGGACGGATTGATTCTCGTCGGCGGGCGCACGGGAGCGGGCAAGTCGACGACGCTTGCGGCATTTATCGAGGAGATGAACAAAAGCCGCGCCGCGCACATCATCACGCTGGAAGATCCCGTCGAGTACGCTTTCGTGCCGAAGCGCTGCTTCATCAGCCAGCGCACGCTCGGCAGGGATTTTCCGTCGTTTCCGGTGGGGCTTCGGGATGCTTTGCGAGAAGATCCCGACGTGATTCTCATCGGAGAGATGCGCGAGCGCGAAACGGTGCGCATCGCGCTGCAGGCGGCGGAGTCGGGCTGCCTCGTTCTGGCGACGCTTCACACGAGGGATGCGGCGGAGGCAGTCCTTCGCATCGAGGGGATGTTCGCGGGCGAGGAGCAGCAGATGCGCCATCAGTTCGCGCTCGTGCTTCGCGCCATTTTCTCACAGCGGCTTCTGCCGCAGTCGGGCGGCGGGCGCGTGCTGGCGGCCGAAGCGCTCGTCGCCGCGCCCGCCGTGCGAAACCTCATCCGCACGGGCAGGGTCGCGCAGCTCCGAGGCGCAATCCTCTCGGGTGGGGCGCAGGGCATGCAGACGATGGCGCAGTCCGTCGAGGGACTGCTTCGCGCGGGCAAGATTACACGCGAAGCGGCAGAGGCGGCGCTTGCCGACGGCGACGCCTTTGGCGAGGGGCGCTAG
- a CDS encoding GspE/PulE family protein: MQRTEEDSYQRLLHRLVQSVRTGSASRALPRQGEPGRVPVVEFVDRMIAEALRLRASDIHIEPFEGAVRIRYRVDGSLLETHAPIPREVHAFLLARLKVMAHLESVERRVAQDGRISYMPPEGGEAVDLRLATLPLLAGEKAVLRILNRSHALLSVGNLGFSVQNEMLFRRLCHQPGGMVLITGPVNSGKTTTLYAALSEINTPERNIMTIEDPPEYRIEGVNQIQVNKKTGMTYAAGLRAMLRSDIDEIVLGEIRDAETAEMAVRAALTGHLLFSTLHTKDALGAVFRLLDMGVPAYLLAAALTGVVAQRLVRRLCPHCREPSEEALPAWAEGVSSTGRLWRAAGCASCGGTGFSGRLALQELLVVDAALQQAIVHRAGLEEMRELAGRQGMRTLAEDGIEKALQGRTTLSEVVRVLYGEADAADFSGTFSGAARGDCGGADDGGV, translated from the coding sequence ATGCAGAGGACAGAAGAGGATTCGTATCAGAGGCTGCTCCATCGCCTCGTACAGAGCGTGCGCACGGGAAGTGCGAGCCGTGCTCTGCCGAGGCAGGGAGAGCCGGGACGCGTGCCCGTCGTGGAGTTTGTCGATCGCATGATCGCGGAGGCTCTGCGCCTGCGGGCGAGCGATATCCACATAGAGCCTTTCGAGGGCGCCGTCCGCATCCGTTACCGTGTTGATGGAAGTTTATTGGAAACGCATGCACCGATCCCCCGGGAGGTGCATGCGTTTTTGCTTGCGCGATTGAAGGTCATGGCACATCTTGAAAGCGTGGAGCGCCGCGTGGCGCAGGACGGGCGCATATCGTACATGCCGCCTGAGGGCGGCGAAGCCGTCGATCTTCGTCTGGCGACCTTGCCGCTTCTCGCGGGGGAGAAGGCGGTTCTTCGCATCTTGAACCGCTCGCATGCGCTTCTTTCCGTCGGGAATCTCGGATTTTCCGTGCAGAATGAGATGCTTTTCCGCCGCCTGTGCCATCAGCCCGGCGGCATGGTTCTGATTACAGGACCGGTCAATTCGGGCAAGACGACGACGCTCTATGCGGCTCTCTCGGAGATCAATACGCCCGAACGCAACATCATGACGATCGAAGATCCGCCCGAGTATCGCATCGAGGGCGTCAATCAGATCCAGGTGAACAAGAAGACTGGCATGACGTATGCAGCAGGGCTTCGCGCCATGCTGCGCTCGGACATCGACGAGATTGTGCTCGGCGAGATCCGCGATGCGGAGACGGCGGAGATGGCGGTGCGTGCTGCGCTGACGGGTCATCTGCTCTTTTCGACGCTGCATACGAAGGACGCGCTCGGCGCGGTCTTCCGTCTGCTCGACATGGGCGTGCCCGCGTATCTTCTCGCGGCGGCTCTGACGGGCGTCGTCGCGCAGCGCCTCGTGCGCCGCTTGTGCCCGCACTGCCGCGAGCCGTCCGAGGAGGCGCTTCCCGCATGGGCCGAGGGGGTATCGTCGACCGGACGGCTGTGGCGAGCGGCAGGCTGCGCATCTTGCGGCGGCACGGGCTTTTCGGGGCGGCTCGCGCTGCAGGAACTGCTTGTCGTCGACGCGGCTCTGCAGCAGGCAATCGTGCATAGAGCGGGGCTTGAGGAGATGCGCGAGCTTGCCGGGCGGCAGGGGATGAGGACGCTGGCGGAGGACGGCATAGAAAAGGCGCTGCAAGGCCGTACGACGCTTTCGGAGGTGGTGCGCGTGCTCTACGGTGAGGCGGATGCAGCGGATTTTTCTGGAACTTTTTCGGGAGCGGCGAGAGGGGATTGCGGAGGGGCTGACGATGGCGGCGTCTAG
- a CDS encoding shikimate dehydrogenase: MFTGKTKNLAVIGSPIGHSLSPAMQNAAIRAVGLDYAYVALPVLPERLEDGVRGLRALGFRGFNVTIPHKSAILPLLDEVDEAARAIGAVNTVVCEAGRLKGFNTDVEGFLGALAARGFSVEGKRVVLLGAGGAARAALYGLLRSGAAEVTLGVRNAPKARSLAEEFAQYGEVCALDWNEAAFEEAVRKAALVVNTTPLGMAPQTQAMPPVPWQAVHERTFFYDIIYTPAKTQFLQRAESLGCPTLNGEAMLVGQGAAAFRLWTGREADFAVMTHALREALEGKEKQAAKNEAETK, encoded by the coding sequence ATGTTTACAGGGAAGACAAAAAATCTTGCCGTCATCGGCTCGCCGATCGGGCATTCGCTTTCGCCGGCGATGCAGAATGCGGCGATTCGGGCGGTGGGGTTGGACTATGCCTATGTCGCCCTGCCCGTCCTGCCAGAGAGGCTGGAAGACGGCGTGCGCGGCCTTCGTGCGCTGGGGTTTCGCGGCTTCAATGTGACGATTCCGCACAAGTCGGCGATCTTGCCTCTGTTGGATGAGGTGGATGAAGCGGCGCGTGCCATCGGGGCGGTCAATACGGTCGTGTGCGAGGCAGGCCGTCTCAAGGGCTTCAACACCGATGTGGAGGGATTCCTCGGTGCGCTTGCGGCGCGCGGTTTTTCCGTCGAGGGAAAGCGCGTCGTGCTCTTGGGCGCGGGCGGCGCGGCACGCGCGGCGCTTTACGGTTTGCTGCGCTCGGGCGCGGCGGAGGTCACGCTCGGTGTGCGAAATGCCCCGAAGGCGCGTTCCTTGGCTGAGGAGTTCGCGCAGTACGGCGAGGTCTGCGCTCTCGACTGGAACGAGGCGGCGTTCGAGGAAGCCGTCAGGAAGGCGGCTCTCGTCGTCAATACGACACCGCTCGGCATGGCGCCGCAGACGCAGGCGATGCCGCCCGTTCCTTGGCAAGCAGTGCATGAACGGACGTTTTTTTATGACATCATCTATACGCCCGCGAAGACGCAGTTCCTGCAGCGTGCGGAGTCGCTGGGCTGCCCGACGCTGAACGGCGAGGCGATGCTCGTGGGTCAGGGGGCGGCGGCGTTTCGCCTGTGGACGGGACGAGAGGCGGATTTTGCCGTGATGACGCACGCCCTGCGCGAGGCGCTGGAAGGAAAAGAGAAGCAAGCGGCAAAGAATGAAGCAGAGACGAAATGA
- the trpD gene encoding anthranilate phosphoribosyltransferase — MIKEAIQKIVSKHDLTYEEAYCVMNEIMSGKTSPTENAAYLAALSTKSAKAETTAEIAGSAAAMREHALAVEHPGIDVLEIVGTGGDHAGSINISTTASFIIAAAGIAVAKHGNRAASSKSGAADCLEALGVNIDLAPETCTKLLKSIGLCFMFAQKYHTSMKYVGAIRKELGIRTVFNILGPLTNPARPERMILGVYDEYLLEPLTRVLIDLGVQRGMVIYGTDCLDEISISAPTKVSEFKDGWYKTYTIAPEDFGLERAEKTAIVGGMAKENAAVTRAILTGAQGAKTDIVLLNAGAAIYIGGKADSIKEGVEKTRALIESGAAEKKLQEFIKQSNA, encoded by the coding sequence ATGATAAAAGAAGCCATCCAAAAGATCGTCAGCAAGCACGATCTGACCTATGAAGAAGCTTACTGCGTAATGAACGAAATCATGAGCGGCAAGACGAGTCCGACCGAGAACGCCGCCTACCTCGCCGCACTCTCGACGAAGAGCGCCAAGGCCGAGACGACAGCAGAAATCGCCGGCTCTGCCGCCGCCATGCGCGAGCATGCGCTCGCTGTCGAGCATCCTGGCATCGACGTGCTTGAAATCGTCGGTACGGGCGGCGATCATGCAGGCAGCATCAATATATCGACGACGGCCTCCTTCATCATCGCCGCCGCCGGCATCGCCGTCGCCAAGCACGGCAACCGCGCGGCGTCATCGAAAAGTGGCGCCGCCGACTGCCTCGAAGCGCTCGGCGTCAACATCGACCTAGCGCCCGAAACATGCACAAAGCTTCTCAAGAGCATCGGCCTGTGCTTCATGTTCGCGCAGAAGTATCACACTTCGATGAAATACGTCGGCGCCATCCGCAAGGAACTCGGCATCCGCACCGTATTCAACATCCTCGGCCCCTTGACGAATCCCGCGCGTCCCGAGCGCATGATTCTCGGCGTCTACGATGAATATCTGCTGGAGCCGCTGACCCGCGTGCTCATCGACCTCGGCGTTCAGCGCGGCATGGTCATCTACGGCACGGACTGTCTCGATGAGATCTCCATCAGCGCCCCGACGAAGGTCTCCGAGTTCAAGGACGGCTGGTACAAGACGTACACGATCGCTCCAGAAGACTTTGGTCTTGAGCGTGCCGAGAAGACGGCGATCGTCGGCGGCATGGCGAAAGAAAACGCCGCCGTGACGCGTGCTATCCTCACGGGAGCGCAAGGCGCGAAGACCGACATCGTGCTTTTGAATGCCGGCGCCGCCATCTACATCGGCGGCAAGGCCGACTCCATCAAGGAAGGCGTCGAAAAAACCCGCGCGCTCATCGAAAGCGGCGCGGCGGAGAAGAAACTGCAGGAGTTCATCAAACAGTCGAATGCCTGA